One genomic window of Salvia miltiorrhiza cultivar Shanhuang (shh) chromosome 4, IMPLAD_Smil_shh, whole genome shotgun sequence includes the following:
- the LOC131023405 gene encoding uncharacterized protein LOC131023405: protein MDLSSVSARPPTLDSGGKNYNLWKTRMKIYIKSIDERAWVAVLDGWTPPRTTDENGVTSLTPESQWSADERLISNHNSRALNAIFISVDVPAFRMISNCTEARDAWLILQEQCEGSASVRATKMRMLTTKFEILRMRDDETFSAYYEKLCEISNEAVGLGEPISNERLVSKILRSLPERYNMKISSIEETADVATLRVGDLVSKLLTFEMNLEQQKADHVSKSVAFRVEKIPENSEITNLSECTDVDPEEEDDVNLAMKPSGMSAGSSSNITNVKKNVGTTSEVRSVDHIQCRGCQGMGHYANECPTVARKRHSGLTATLSDDSDSEEEKVLLMATVDEELLQEEDMIGALENLDDEMIFSDSFSESGTLSVDDNISRSDCGVDLVDVSDNMNVDDDVANTDVNISSENNQFDVFFNNDVFDMDTDVQEIDGMKIPTNTTNWYEMTILDDFNSSIPDFCCVAALEEQESDPLKEMENFKDLYEIVDSQCRELRNDICMLVDENQNLKGQITRLERMLSQRDVELDILRGKVCDSERVFKRFNKGTSCLNEVLSHGQHSNSGIGFCANEQRKQHRNTTVFVKERNVSVNVDNIKDPHKKSKKKKTYVCHYCSAPGHIKPHCVKYISDCAVKSATQMFDCYQKNVSNTGRFDFNRLLDKREQNETCNTVVYTSLNANISENWYFDSGCSRHMTGTKALLSDFVPTSGGKVTFGGGAKGTILGKGVLNVTDFPKLKDVYLVEGLKANLFSISQLCDAGMTVKFDKHLCEVFDDTNLCVMMGKRSSDNCYKSQEETFCNAVKLDDVELWHQRLGHVNFKNIQKLITHDVVRGLPNLNFKKDVVCQPCQKGKQHKTAHPMLSTCCTSKCFELLHMDLMGPIEVESLGGKWYVLVCADDFSRYTWVEFLKTKSETFVHFKKLYKRFRVQYGQYVGRIRTDHGKEFENSLFDNFCTNNGIFHEFSAPKTPQQNGVAERKNRTIQEMVRAMLQAKGLSKRLWAEAVSTTCHIINRVYMRPGTMLTPYEILKGKKPNLKYFHVFGCVCHILNDRDHLNKFDSKSDKGLFLGYSVNSHAFRVYNLRTKTIQETVNVVFDDSLSLFDRTEDEYVTELLEEPNNISHASDHHRSGNDGTTSVPTSDVTSSGSTSEGEAGNYVSDSEEELEAQFLHDSIRRDPPSHVRRDHPSSQIIGDVGEKVVTRQKKGVNYKELVRIACMTSVCELAEVECYLSLVEPKNVADALKDVMWVNAMHEELNQFIRNDVWDLVPRPHNKNVIGTKWIFKNKTDESGNIVRNKARLVAQGYTQVEGIDFDETFAPVARIESIRLLFAIACQFGISLLQMDVKSAFLNGVLSEEAYVEQPKGFENTSKPDHVFKLKKALYGLKQAPRAWYERLTVFLLDYGFSRGQVDKTLFIKRHAGNTIIAQIYVDDIVFGATNEKLVKDFVKAMSTTFEMSMVGQLNFFLGLQVTQTPEGIFFSQSKYSKSLVQRFGLESAKHMRTPMGSTDRLCRDDVGRDVDPTLYRGMIGSLLYLTASRPDILYSVGVCARYQAQPKESHLKAVKRIIRYVAGTSELGMWYSKDTNSNIVGFSDADWAGDADDRKSTSGGCYLLGNNVVSWLSKKQNCVWLSTAEAEYIAAGSCCAQLLWLRQMLDDYGMESNILTVMCDNTSAIEISKNPVQHSRTKHIDIRHHFIRDLVEKKLIVLEYIPTEKQLADIFTKALDFERFSHLRKSLALSPKGSPKRSTTESSVGADVDPVSLQMVETPINPEPISTVPPLENVLSKMAPDFSAKVDENLTKGKTSLPNPIVHATSEKSTGLPAVGVTQHQTSLPTPSEESIPSSKEESAHASPDTSLERIGEIAKEALLDLASQPGSDVDKASAVAVEECVAGDIPTSMDVDDSEKIPDVGQDVDPEESTDVIDVDTFVPDKKSRKRKAGMASLRRSSRSKSTRVIPSTLNLPSREDSDVGPTSQPPVLKPKVEHSPTSKSGKVSSTSHTTSPRISCSGSSSESEVEPLNPQVEQKLKEREEIVLVEEKNLLEFSKTLLTPDRVKDLPYEPPRAGPTLSPQPDDEADSAEVEIDMYGEDEDVDRATSPAVALDVSNIISVKAHLTRETSTSRKGKEPAGDSEVEIDLDVAELIKAREDLLKLKRQVQLMVDRTIKMGQDMLARVLLFIQGKSLTFSWLFQTECCANIQFVFLKVVPQVLLKVVPLVCFRGSVYDISSGLILRFTSCLIKGEFLTLS, encoded by the exons ATGGATTTGTCAAGTGTGTCGGCTCGACCTCCTACTCTTGATAGTGGTGGGAAGAACTACAACTTGTGGAAAACTAGAATGAAAATCTATATCAAATCTATTGATGAACGTGCCTGGGTGGCTGTGTTGGATGGGTGGACTCCACCGCGTACCACTGATGAAAATGGAGTTACATCTCTCACACCCGAGAGTCAATGGTCTGCTGATGAAAGACTCATTTCTAATCACAACTCCAGAGCCTTAAATGCTATCTTTATCTCTGTTGATGTTCCTGCCTTTCGCATGATTTCTAATTGCACGGAAGCTCGAGATGCTTGGCTCATTTTGCAGGAACAATGTGAAGGATCAGCCAGTGTTAGAGCAACAAAAATGCGAATGTTGACCACCAAATTTGAGATTTTAAGAATGCGCGATGATGAGACTTTCTCTGCATACTATGAAAAACTTTGTGAAATCTCAAATGAAGCTGTTGGACTTGGTGAACCTATTAGCAACGAAAGATTGGTCAGTAAGATACTGAGATCTCTTCCTGAAAGGTATAACATGAAAAtctcttcaattgaagaaactGCTGATGTTGCTACCTTGCGTGTTGGGGATCTGGTCAGTAAGTTGTTAACTTTTGAGATGAATCTCGAACAGCAGAAAGCTGATCATGTGTCCAAAAGTGTGGCTTTTCGTGTTGAAAAGATTCCTGAAAACTCTGAAATTACTAACTTGTCTGAGTGTACAGATGTTGATCCCGAGGAGGAAGATGATGTTAATCTTGCTAT GAAACCTTCTGGGATGTCTGCTGGATCTTCATCCAACATCACCAATGTTAAGAAGAATGTTGGAACAACATCTGAAGTAAGAAGTGTTGATCACATTCAGTGCAGGGGCTGTCAAGGGATGGGTCACTATGCAAATGAGTGTCCCACAGTTGCAAGAAAAAGGCATTCTGGTCTTACTGCAACTCTTAGTGATGACTCAGATTCTGAGGAGGAAAAAGTTCTCCTTATGGCTACAGTTGATGAAGAGCTTTTGCAGGAAGAAGACATGATTGGAGCCCTTGAAAATCTTGATGATGAAATGATTTTTTCAGATAGTTTTTCTGAATCTGGAACTCTAAGTGTTGATGACAATATTTCCAGATCCGACTGTGGTGTTGATCTGGTTGATGTGTCTGACAATATGAATGTTGATGATGATGTTGCCAACACAGACGTGAACATCTCTTCTGAAAATAATCAGTTTGATGTGTTTTTTAACAATGATGTTTTTGACATGGACACTGATGTTCAGGAGATTGATGGGATGAAGATCCCCACTAACACAACGAACTGGTATGAAATGACTATTCTTGATGATTTCAACTCTAGTATACCGGATTTTTGTTGTGTTGCAGCCTTGGAAGAACAGGAGAGTGATCCACTGAAAGAAATGGAGAATTTTAAAGATCTCTATGAGATTGTTGATTCTCAATGTCGGGAGTTGAGAAATGACATTTGTATGTTGGTTGATGAAAACCAAAATCTCAAAGGGCAAATTACAAGGCTTGAAAGGATGCTCTCTCAACGTGATGTTGAACTTGATATACTCCGAGGTAAAGTTTGTGATTCTGAAAGGGTGTTTAAACGGTTTAACAAAGGGACCTCATGTTTAAATGAAGTTCTGTCTCATGGTCAGCATAGTAATTCTGGTATTGGTTTCTGTGCTAATGAGCAAAGAAAGCAACATCGTAATACTACTGTTTTTGTTAAAGAAAGAAATGTCAGTGTGAATGTTGACAACATTAAGGATCCTCataagaaaagcaaaaagaaaaaaacctatGTTTGTCATTATTGTTCTGCTCCTGGACATATCAAACCTCATTGTGTCAAATACATAAGTGATTGTGCTGTAAAATCTGCGACACAAATGTTTGACTGTTACCAGAAGAATGTTAGTAACACTGGCAGGTTTGACTTTAACAGATTGTTGGATAAGAGAGAACAGAATGAAACCTGTAATACTGTTGTCTACACCTCTTTGAATGCTAATATTTCTGAGAATTGGTACTTTGACAGTGGGTGTTCTAGACATATGACAGGAACAAAGGCTTTACTCTCTGATTTTGTTCCAACATCTGGAGGAAAAGTCACTTTTGGAGGAGGTGCGAAAGGAACAATTCTGGGGAAAGGAGTTCTCAATGTTACTGATTTTCCTAAATTAAAAGATGTGTATCTTGTTGAAGGGCTTAAGGCTAACCTGTTTAGCATAAGTCAGTTATGTGATGCAGGTATGACTGTAAAGTTCGACAAACATCTTTGTGAAGTCTTTGATGATACAAATCTGTGTGTGATGATGGGAAAAAGGTCGTCTGACAATTGCTACAAGTCCCAAGAAGAAACATTCTGCAATGCAGTCAAACTTGATGATGTTGAGCTATGGCATCAACGACTGGGACATGTTAACTTCAAGAATATTCAAAAGTTGATCACGCATGATGTAGTTCGAGGCCTTCCTAATCTGAACTTCAAGAAAGATGTTGTGTGTCAACCTTGCCAGAAGGGGAAGCAACACAAAACAGCTCATCCAATGTTGTCAACATGTTGTACCTCGAAATGCTTCGAACTCCTGCATATGGATCTGATGGGACCCATTGAAGTTGAAAGCTTAGGAGGAAAATGGTATGTACTTGTGTGTGCTGATGATTTTTCAAGATATACCTGGGTTGAATTCTTGAAAACAAAATCTGAAACCTTTGTTCATTTTAAGAAACTGTATAAAAGGTTTAGAGTTCAATATGGCCAGTATGTTGGAAGAATTAGGACTGACCATGGCAAAGAATTTGAGAACTCTCTCTTTGATAACTTCTGCACTAACAATGGAATTTTCCATGAGTTCTCTGCACCCAAAACTCCTCAGCAAAATGGTGTTGCCGAAAGAAAGAATAGAACCATTCAGGAAATGGTGAGAGCTATGTTGCAAGCAAAAGGTCTCTCCAAACGACTATGGGCTGAGGCTGTAAGTACAACATGTCACATCATCAATAGGGTGTACATGAGACCAGGTACTATGTTAACTCCGTATGAGATCCTCAAAGGCAAGAAGCCCAATCTCAAGTACTTTCATGTTTTTGGATGTGTCTGTCACATCTTGAATGACCGTGATCATCTTAACAAGTTTGATTCTAAAAGTGACAAAGGTCTCTTTCTTGGATATTCTGTGAATAGTCATGCGTTTCGTGTATATAACCTCAGAACTAAGACTATTCAAGAGACTGTTAATGTTGTGTTTGATGATTCTCTTAGTCTCTTTGATAGAACAGAGGATGAATATGTTACTGAGCTACTTGAGGAGCCCAACAACATAAGTCATGCCTCTGATCACCACAGAAGTGGCAATGATGGTACAACATCTGTACCAACATCTGATGTTACTTCGTCCGGGTCAACATCAGAAGGAGAAGCTGGCAACTACGTGTCGGACTCTGAAGAAGAGTTGGAAGCTCAATTTCTTCATGATTCCATTAGACGAGATCCCCCAAGTCATGTGAGAAGAGATCATCCAAGTTCTCAAATCATCGGAGACGTTGGTGAAAAAGTGGTCACTCGACAGAAGAAGGGAGTCAATTACAAAGAGTTGGTAAGAATTGCTTGTATGACTTCTGTGTGTGAGCTTGCTGAGGTTGAATGTTATCTGTCTCTTGTTGAACCTAAGAATGTTGCTGATGCTCTTAAAGATGTTATGTGGGTCAATGCTATGCATGAAGAACTTAATCAGTTTATTAGAAATGATGTGTGGGATCTTGTTCCTAGACCACATAACAAGAATGTTATTGGTACTAAGTGGATTTTCAAGAATAAAACTGATGAGTCTGGTAACATTGTTAGAAACAAAGCTAGATTGGTAGCACAGGGGTATACGCAAGTGGAAGGGATCGATTTTGATGAAACTTTTGCTCCCGTTGCTAGAATTGAGTCAATTAGGCTGTTGTTTGCCATTGCTTGTCAGTTTGGGATCTCCTTGTTACAAATGGATGTTAAGAGTGCCTTTCTAAATGGTGTGTTATCTGAGGAAGCCTATGTTGAACAGCCTAAAGGATTTGAAAACACTAGTAAGCCTGATCATGTGTTTAAACTTAAAAAGGCTTTGTATGGCTTAAAACAAGCACCACGTGCATGGTATGAAAGGTTGACTGTGTTTCTccttgattatggtttttctcgTGGTCAAGTTGATAAAACTTTGTTCATCAAAAGGCATGCTGGTAACACTATCATTGCAcagatttatgttgatgatattgTGTTTGGTGCAACTAATGAAAAGCTTGTGAAGGATTTTGTTAAGGCCATGTCTACCACATTCGAAATGAGTATGGTGGGGCAATTGAATTTTTTCCTAGGTTTACAAGTAACACAAACTCCTGAAGgcattttcttctctcaaagcAAGTACTCGAAAAGTCTTGTTCAAAGATTTGGCCTAGAGTCTGCTAAACACATGAGAACTCCCATGGGTTCCACTGACAGATTATGCAGGGACGATGTTGGACGTGATGTTGATCCAACACTATACAGAGGAATGATTGGCAGTCTGCTTTATCTAACTGCAAGTAGACCTGATATTCTGTACAGTGTAGGAGTGTGTGCTAGGTACCAAGCTCAGCCAAAGGAGTCACATTTGAAGGCTGTTAAACGCATCATACGCTATGTTGCTGGAACATCTGAACTTGGAATGTGGTATTCCAAAGACACTAACTCTAACATTGTTGGATTTAGTGATGCTGATTGGGCAGGTGATGCTGATGACAGAAAAAGTACAAGTGGAGGATGTTATCTCTTGGGAAACAATGTTGTGTCCTGGTTAAGCAAGAAACAAAATTGTGTATGGCTCTCTACTGCTGAAGCCGAATACATTGCTGCTGGCAGTTGTTGTGCTCAACTTCTTTGGCTCAGACAGATGTTGGATGACTATGGTATGGAAAGCAACATCTTGACTGTCATGTGTGACAACACTAGTGCTATAGAGATTTCTAAGAATCCTGTTCAACACTCTCGCACAAAGCACATTGATATTCGTCATCATTTTATAAGAGATCTTGTTGAGAAAAAGCTCATTGTGTTGGAATACATTCCTACTGAAAAACAACTTGCTGATATTTTTACCAAGGCTTTAGATTTTGAGAGATTCTCCCATCTTAGGAAGTCTCTCG CTCTTTCTCCAAAAGGCTCTCCGAAGAGAAGCACCACTGAATCGTCTGTAGGGGCTGATGTTGATCCTGTCTCTCTGCAAATGGTTGAAACTCCCATCAACCCTGAGCCGATCTCCACTGTTCCTCCCCTTGAGAATGTTCTTTCAAAAATGGCGCCTGATTTCTCTGCGAAAGTTGACGAAAATCTCACGAAGGGGAAAACTTCTCTTCCAAACCCCATTGTTCATGCGACCTCGGAAAAATCCACAGGACTTCCAGCTGTTGGTGTTACTCAACATCAAACTTCACTTCCTACTCCAAGCGAAGAGTCAATTCCGTCTTCAAAAGAGGAATCAGCGCATGCTTCTCCAGATACCTCTTTGGAGAGAATTGGAGAAATTGCCAAAGAGGCCCTGCTTGATCTTGCTTCACAACCGGGGTCAGATGTTGATAAAGCTTCTGCTGTTGCTGTAGAAGAATGTGTCGCTGGAGATATTCCCACATCCATGGATGTTGATGACTCTGAAAAAATTCCTGATGTTGGTCAGGATGTTGATCCAGAAGAAAGCACAGATGTTATTGATGTTGACACCTTTGTCCCTGACAAGAAAAGCCGAAAACGTAAAGCAGGAATGGCCTCTCTCAGGAGGTCCTCAAGGTCAAAATCCACACGGGTGATCCCTTCTACTCTAAATCTTCCTAGCCGAGAAGACAGTGATGTTGGTCCAACATCACAGCCTCCTGTTCTCAAGCCAAAGGTTGAGCATTCTCCCACCTCAAAGAGCGGAAAGGTATCCTCTACCTCTCACACTACCTCCCCTCGCATCAGCTGCTCTGGAAGCTCCTCTGAATCAGAGGTTGAGCCTTTAAATCCACAGGTGGAA CAAAAACTCaaggagagagaggaaattGTGCTTGTTGAAGAGAAGAATCTACTTGAGTTTTCCAAAACCCTCCTCACTCCTGATCGTGTCAAAGATCTCCCCTACGAACCTCCACGTGCTGGCCCTACCTTGTCTCCTCAGCCTGATGATGAAGCTGACTCTGCTGAAGTTGAGATTGACATGTATGGTGAAGACGAAGATGTTGATCGTGCGACTTCTCCTGCTGTTGCACTTGATGTTTCCAACATCATTTCTGTCAAAGCACATCTCACTAGAGAAACATCCACCTCTCGTAAAGGCAAGGAACCAGCTGGAGATTCAGAAGTTGAGATTGATCTTGATGTTGCAGAGCTCATCAAGGCCAGAGAGGATCTTCTCAAGCTCAAAAGACAAGTGCAGTTGATGGTGGATCGGACGATCAAGATGGGACAGGACATGCTTGCCCGG GTTCTTTTGTTTATTCAGGGGAAGTCCTTAACTTTCTCTTGGTTGTTTCAAACCGAGTGTTGTGCCAACATTCAGTTTGTGTTTCTTAAGGTTGTACCTCAAGTGCTTCTTAAGGTTGTACCTCTTGTTTGTTTCAGGGGGAGTGTTTACGACATCTCCTCTGGACTGATTTTGAGGTTCACCTCCTGTTTGATTAAGGGGGAGTTTCTAACTCTTTCTTGA
- the LOC131021514 gene encoding protein MRG1, whose product MVSSSKGESASDADNSSGDAPESHSKSLFSEGEKVLAYHGPRIYEAKVQKAEFRKNEWRYFLHYLGWNKNWDEWVGMDRLMKYTEENIMKQQALDKKAGVDKNTKSGRSAQAKPKSSADAKMDKEEAKTTATKGKKRKADSGIEDNPATEKLIKIQIPPSLKKRLVDDWEFITQQNKLVKLPRSPNVDDILTKYLEHRSKKDGMMTDVVGEILNGLRCYFDKALPAILLYKKERLQYREAVSDNTSPSTIYGAEHLLRLFVKLPELLAYVKIDEETLIRLQQRLLEFLKFVQNNESAFFLSAYDGPKVTEGGGKGKDS is encoded by the exons ATGGTGAGCAGTTCCAAGGGAGAGTCGGCCAGCGACGCCGataattcctctggcgacgcgcCAGAATCCCACTCCAAGAGCCTTTTCTCCGAGGGCGAGAAGGTTCTCGCCTACCACGGCCCCCGCATCTACGAAGCCAAA GTTCAAAAAGCAGAGTTCCGGAAGAATGAGTGGAGATATTTTCTCCATTACCTT GGTTGGAATAAAAA TTGGGATGAATGGGTGGGCATGGATCGGTTGATGAAATATACCGAAGAGAATATCATGAAGCAACAGGCCCTTGATAAGAAAGCTGGAGTGGACAAGAATACTAAATCAGGGCGTTCTGCTCAAGCAAAACCAAAAAGTTCAGCTG ATGCTAAAATGGATAAAGAGGAGGCAAAGACCACAG CTACAAAAGGGAAAAAGCGAAAGGCTGATTCAGGAATTGAG GACAACCCTGCAACAGAAAAGCtcataaaaattcaaattcctCCCAGTTTGAAGAAGCGATTAGTTGATGATTGGGAGTTTATTACTCAGCAGAATAAG CTTGTAAAACTCCCCAGATCACCAAATGTTGACGATATATTGACCAAATATCTTGAACACAGGTCCAAGAAGGATGGCAT GATGACTGATGTGGTTGGAGAAATTTTGAATGGGTTAAGATGTTATTTTGACAAAGCATTGCCAGCCATTCTTTTGTACAAAAAGGAGCGCCTACAGTACCGAGAGGCTGTTTCAGATAATACATCTCCATCAACTATATATGGAGCTGAACATTTGTTGCGCCTATTTG TGAAGTTGCCAGAGTTGTTGGCATATGTGAAAATTGATGAGGAGACTTTGATTCGGTTGCAGCAGAGATTGCTCGAATTTCTCAA GTTTGTACAAAATAACGAGAGCGCTTTCTTCCTCTCTGCATATGATGGTCCTAAAGTTACTGAAGGAGGTGGCAAGGGGAAGGATAGCTGA
- the LOC131021515 gene encoding probable receptor-like protein kinase At5g24010 — protein MEFLRSQKKILCISFLLHFSSLFFPSASYTLPDYYFINCGSTSTLRTYRRNFTGDQNSGNNVLFSRDGSSSASDQTLPADQLYQTARIFTKSSFYELDLDQDATYVLRLHFFPFPSLGNLANARFHVSASKFSLLSNFNVQNGGAFPLVEEFLMRIAAGKLKIQFKPDGEERSFAFVNAIEVFLAPPELVQDAALPRVTRQGSGENYNGVLDFPLRVVHRINVGGGNVTRETDTLLRYWVPDDVYLLFPNTAKNKIYSDEIKYPSGGATRFNAPDSVYNTAKEMNINGRSTSNNFNISWRFEVRKGVPHLVRLHFCDIVSQTTNEFFRFNLYIYGRFSSEVYPWGFISQLAAPFYIDFVVDSDDSGFMNVSVGPNSQSQFKTAILNGVEIMEVLGDKAPDSGDGDASRKRVFIVVGSCLGGLVLVALVFACVFLRLKKRKLKTVEALDWRLVRFQGGSSDSRTTVRTSVTGSPFADLNLGLRIPLSGILFATKQFDPKLMIGQGGFGKVYKGTLRNGTKVAIKRSEAGHGQGLAEFHTEIKVLSKIRHQHLVSLIGYCDERDEMILVYEFMENGTLREHLYGGDETACQFSWDERLQICSDAAKGIHYLHTGSSGTIIHRDIKSTNILLDDKYVAKVADFGLSRSGHRDQTHVSTEVKGSFGYLDPEYFRCLQLTQKSDVYSFGVVLLEVLCARLAVDPGLPREQVNLADWGLLWQRKGQLENIVDPCLVGKINPNSLRKFGETVEKCLQECGADRPNMVDVLWDLEYCRKLQHSTVPQQPYEDTTTEVSWGLPMPALQRLPSQSLSVDEDDSIHGSFTVAGSSQLNASEVFSQLSMDEAR, from the coding sequence ATGGAGTTCCTCCGATCCCAAAAGAAGATACTTTGCATTAGTTTTCTCCTCcatttctcttctctcttcttcccctCAGCCTCTTACACTTTACCCGACTATTACTTCATCAACTGCGGCTCCACTTCCACCCTCCGCACCTACCGCCGCAACTTCACCGGCGACCAGAATTCCGGCAACAACGTGCTGTTCTCGAGAGATGGCAGCAGCTCCGCCTCAGACCAAACCCTCCCAGCTGACCAACTCTACCAAACCGCAAGAATCTTCACAAAATCATCCTTTTACGAGCTCGATTTGGACCAAGACGCCACTTATGTGCTACGCTTGCATTTCTTTCCCTTCCCCTCCCTGGGGAATCTCGCCAACGCTCGTTTCCACGTCTCCGCTTCCAAGTTTTCGCTTTTATCGAATTTCAACGTGCAAAACGGCGGCGCTTTCCCACTCGTTGAAGAGTTCTTGATGAGGATAGCTGCAGGGAAGTTGAAGATCCAATTCAAACCTGATGGGGAAGAGCGTTCCTTCGCCTTCGTCAACGCAATCGAAGTCTTCCTTGCGCCACCTGAGCTCGTTCAAGATGCCGCGCTTCCTCGTGTGACTCGACAAGGAAGTGGCGAAAACTATAACGGCGTCTTGGATTTCCCATTGCGCGTTGTTCATAGGATCAATGTCGGAGGGGGGAACGTTACGCGGGAGACGGATACGTTGTTGAGGTATTGGGTTCCCGATGATGTGTATTTGCTCTTTCCAAATACTGCCAAGAACAAAATTTATAGTGATGAGATTAAGTATCCCAGTGGAGGAGCTACAAGATTTAATGCTCCTGATTCTGTTTATAACACTGCTAAAGAAATGAATATCAACGGTAGAAGCACTTCAAACAACTTCAACATTTCTTGGCGGTTTGAGGTTCGGAAGGGCGTTCCGCATCTCGTTCGTCTGCATTTCTGCGACATTGTAAGTCAAACCACCAATGAGTTCTTTAGATTCAATCTGTACATCTATGGTCGTTTCAGCTCTGAGGTGTACCCTTGGGGTTTCATTTCCCAATTGGCAGCTCCCTTTTACATAGATTTCGTGGTGGATTCGGATGATTCCGGTTTCATGAATGTAAGCGTTGGGCCGAACTCGCAGTCACAGTTTAAGACAGCAATCTTGAATGGTGTAGAGATAATGGAGGTGCTTGGAGACAAGGCCCCGGATTCTGGAGATGGCGATGCATCGAGGAAACGCGTGTTTATCGTTGTTGGTTCGTGTCTTGGTGGATTGGTTTTGGTTGCGTTAGTATTTGCTTGTGTGTTTCTTCGTTTAAAGAAGAGGAAGCTCAAGACGGTTGAGGCTTTGGATTGGCGGTTGGTGCGTTTCCAGGGTGGGAGCTCGGATAGTAGGACTACTGTGAGAACATCGGTGACTGGATCGCCCTTTGCTGATCTCAACCTCGGATTGAGGATACCGCTGTCTGGAATCCTCTTCGCCACGAAGCAGTTTGATCCGAAGCTGATGATCGGACAGGGAGGTTTCGGGAAAGTGTACAAGGGAACGCTGAGGAACGGCACCAAAGTTGCTATAAAGAGAAGTGAGGCAGGGCATGGGCAGGGCCTTGCAGAATTCCACACAGAGATAAAAGTTTTATCCAAGATTCGACACCAGCATCTGGTTTCTTTGATTGGATACTGTGATGAGAGGGATGAGATGATACTGGTGTATGAGTTCATGGAGAATGGTACTCTGAGGGAGCATCTGTATGGAGGAGATGAGACGGCGTGTCAGTTCTCGTGGGACGAGAGGCTGCAGATATGCAGTGATGCAGCGAAAGGGATTCACTACCTCCACACTGGCTCGAGTGGGACGATCATCCACAGAGACATCAAGTCCACAAACATCTTGCTGGATGACAAGTATGTGGCGAAAGTTGCTGATTTCGGGCTGTCTCGCTCGGGCCATCGTGATCAGACTCATGTTAGTACCGAGGTGAAGGGCAGCTTCGGGTACTTGGACCCTGAGTATTTCAGATGCCTGCAGCTGACACAGAAGTCGGATGTGTACTCGTTCGGGGTGGTGCTTCTTGAGGTGCTGTGCGCGAGGCTAGCAGTTGACCCGGGGCTTCCGAGGGAGCAAGTGAACTTGGCCGATTGGGGGCTGCTATGGCAGAGGAAGGGGCAGCTGGAGAATATTGTAGATCCTTGTCTTGTGGGGAAGATCAACCCCAACTCGTTGAGGAAGTTTGGTGAGACTGTGGAGAAGTGCTTGCAGGAATGTGGAGCTGATAGGCCTAATATGGTTGATGTGTTGTGGGACTTGGAATACTGTCGGAAGCTCCAGCACTCGACCGTGCCCCAGCAGCCCTACGAGGACACCACCACGGAGGTGTCATGGGGCTTGCCCATGCCTGCTCTTCAACGGCTGCCTTCTCAGAGCTTATCTGTTGATGAAGACGACTCCATTCATGGCTCCTTCACTGTTGCGGGGTCGAGTCAGCTTAACGCGAGTGAGGTGTTTTCGCAGCTGAGCATGGATGAGGCGAGATGA